One genomic segment of Phyllopteryx taeniolatus isolate TA_2022b chromosome 12, UOR_Ptae_1.2, whole genome shotgun sequence includes these proteins:
- the spc25 gene encoding kinetochore protein Spc25 isoform X2 has product MTSIADINITVIFEKQRTEKHHRVLKAFAEHNDIIAELSHCHKQFVKLSRDGGLKNCADDEILFETAERFTKDLQHMNAFSQEKRRTIAEIKSNPAQKEKQTILQEIENLKEEQSVRRELIESQYKANKDRLKNLKKARLIFQDYLGLEIRKIHDEKLQFVFRCIDRADLNRPYVITMGLKNDRSYQIVSSQPALKCLPDLEKWLQETNNLPVFLKNVRLQFIAQA; this is encoded by the exons ATGACATCAATCGCGGATATCAACATAACTGTCATTTTTGAAAAGCAAAGGACGGAGAAGCACCACCGAGTGCTGAAAGCGTTTGCTGAACACAACGATATTATCGCTGAACTGAGCCACTGCCACAAACAGTTTGTCAAATTGTCTCGAG ATGGAGGTTTAAAGAACTGTGCGGATGACGAGATACTGTTTGAGACTGCTGAACGGTTTACAAAAG ATTTGCAGCACATGAATGCATTTTCTCAGGAGAAAAGGCGCACTATTGCAGAAATTAAATCCAATCCTGCTCAGAAGGAAAAGCAGACTATTCTCCAGGAGATTGAGAATCTTAAAGAAGAACAATCCGTGAGAAGAGAGT TAATTGAGTCCCAATATAAAGCAAACAAGGACCGACTGAAGAACCTGAAAAAAGCCAGATTAATCTTTCAGGATTATTTGGGGTTGGAAATACGAAAAATTCATG ATGAAAAGTTGCAGTTTGTGTTCCGCTGTATCGACCGAGCTGATCTGAACCGTCCATACGTCATCACAATGGGACTCAAGAACGATAGATCATATCAAA TTGTGTCCAGCCAGCCTGCACTCAAGTGTCTGCCCGACTTGGAGAAATGGCTCCAGGAGACCAACAATTTACCAGTTTTCCTGAAAAACGTCAGGTTGCAGTTTATCGCCCAAGCTTGa
- the LOC133486719 gene encoding glucose-6-phosphatase 2-like, protein MDFVHSNEVLVIQHLQNNYGEYHDFLGLISTVGDPRNIFSVYFPLWFHLSHSVGTKMIWAAVFGDWFNLIFKWILFGQRPYWWVHESHLIQNGSFPHLEQFHITCETGPGCPSGHAMGSSCVWYVMITSALNSTGPATFTTDHTSKRFWLLRSCLWTAFWIIQISVCISRVFIATHFPHQVILGLLAGMFVAKAFEHIPSVSNASLKTYIQTNVFLFSAALGFYLLLSLAGVDPLWSVTKAKRWCANPDWIHLDTTPFAGLVRNLGALFGLGLAINSAMFIQSCKGKNGHKIRFKLMCVAATLTTLQVYDVVKIPSHTEVLFYILSFCKSASMPLVVVALIPYCVYLMMGDEDRKLV, encoded by the exons ATGGATTTTGTCCACAGTAATGAGGTGCTGGTTATTCAGCATCTGCAGAACAACTACGGGGAATACCATGACTTCCTCGGCCTCATTTCAACCGTGGGCGACCCTCGAAATATTTTCTCGGTTTATTTCCCCCTGTGGTTCCACCTCAGTCACAGTGTGGGCACCAAGATGATATGGGCGGCTGTTTTTGGTGACTGGTTCAATCTCATTTTCAAATG GATTCTCTTTGGGCAACGACCTTATTGGTGGGTGCATGAAAGTCACCTTATCCAAAACGGTTCTTTCCCCCATTTGGAACAATTTCACATAACGTGTGAAACAGGGCCAG GTTGCCCATCCGGTCATGCCATGGGCTCATCATGCGTTTGGTATGTCATGATCACGTCTGCTCTCAACTCAACTGGGCCTGCCACTTTCACCACAGACCATACTTCGAAGAG GTTTTGGCTTCTGAGGTCATGCCTGTGGACTGCTTTTTGGATCATTCAGATAAGTGTTTGCATCTCCAGAGTTTTTATTGCCACGCATTTCCCTCATCAGGTCATCCTCGGTCTTCTAGCTG GTATGTTCGTCGCAAAGGCATTCGAACACATCCCCTCCGTCTCCAACGCAAGCTTGAAAACGTACATTCAGACcaatgttttcctcttctccgcTGCTCTTGGCTTCTACCTGCTGCTCTCTCTGGCAGGCGTGGACCCACTGTGGTCAGTCACCAAAGCCAAGAGGTGGTGCGCCAATCCAGACTGGATCCACCTCGACACCACTCCTTTCGCCGGGCTGGTGAGAAACCTGGGAGCCTTGTTCGGCCTGGGCCTGGCTATCAACTCTGCGATGTTCATTCAGAGTTGTAAGGGCAAGAACGGCCACAAAATCCGATTTAAGCTCATGTGCGTGGCCGCCACCCTCACGACCCTTCAAGTGTATGACGTAGTGAAAATACCCTCTCACACTGAGGTGCTTTTTTACATACTGTCTTTTTGTAAGAGCGCCTCAATGCCTCTTGTTGTGGTTGCTCTGATTCCTTACTGTGTTTACCTGATGATGGGAGATGAGGACAGGAAACTTGTTTAG
- the spc25 gene encoding kinetochore protein Spc25 isoform X1 — protein sequence MHILSHVENMTSIADINITVIFEKQRTEKHHRVLKAFAEHNDIIAELSHCHKQFVKLSRDGGLKNCADDEILFETAERFTKDLQHMNAFSQEKRRTIAEIKSNPAQKEKQTILQEIENLKEEQSVRRELIESQYKANKDRLKNLKKARLIFQDYLGLEIRKIHDEKLQFVFRCIDRADLNRPYVITMGLKNDRSYQIVSSQPALKCLPDLEKWLQETNNLPVFLKNVRLQFIAQA from the exons ATGCACATTTTATCAC ACGTCGAAAATATGACATCAATCGCGGATATCAACATAACTGTCATTTTTGAAAAGCAAAGGACGGAGAAGCACCACCGAGTGCTGAAAGCGTTTGCTGAACACAACGATATTATCGCTGAACTGAGCCACTGCCACAAACAGTTTGTCAAATTGTCTCGAG ATGGAGGTTTAAAGAACTGTGCGGATGACGAGATACTGTTTGAGACTGCTGAACGGTTTACAAAAG ATTTGCAGCACATGAATGCATTTTCTCAGGAGAAAAGGCGCACTATTGCAGAAATTAAATCCAATCCTGCTCAGAAGGAAAAGCAGACTATTCTCCAGGAGATTGAGAATCTTAAAGAAGAACAATCCGTGAGAAGAGAGT TAATTGAGTCCCAATATAAAGCAAACAAGGACCGACTGAAGAACCTGAAAAAAGCCAGATTAATCTTTCAGGATTATTTGGGGTTGGAAATACGAAAAATTCATG ATGAAAAGTTGCAGTTTGTGTTCCGCTGTATCGACCGAGCTGATCTGAACCGTCCATACGTCATCACAATGGGACTCAAGAACGATAGATCATATCAAA TTGTGTCCAGCCAGCCTGCACTCAAGTGTCTGCCCGACTTGGAGAAATGGCTCCAGGAGACCAACAATTTACCAGTTTTCCTGAAAAACGTCAGGTTGCAGTTTATCGCCCAAGCTTGa